TAAGCATCGTGAAAAACCAGATACGGTTCCTTCTGGAGGGGTTTGAGCTGTTGCTTCAGTTTGTTTGAGAGAGTTTGGATCCGGGCTTTTAAGGCCAGCAGATTTTTCTGGTAGATTGCTTGATGGCTCGGATCGAGCCTTGTCAGGCGAGCAGCTACCAGCACACAAATCTGGAGGGCATTGTCTGGTGAGAGCCAGATATGGGGGTTGAACAGCGATTCACTGTGTCCAGGTCCTGTGTCATGCTCATCGTCATCCGCCTCCCAGAACCCCCCATGGCGTTGTGGCAGTCGTTTCAAAGATTCAATGGGAAGAAGGCGCATCTCTGCCCCCGGTTTAACCAGGCGTGAAATCGGTTGAGTCAGAAAACTTTCCAGCTCAGGGCCGACCCAGATCAACAGATCAGCCTCGGCCAGCGCGCGCGCCTGTGAAGGACGCAAACTGGCACTGTGCGGACTTCCTCCCTGGTTCAGCAAGAGTTCGGGGGTGGTGACACCTCTGGTCAGCGCGCTGACCAGAGAATAGATCGGGATGATGCTGACCACCACTTTTGGGGTCGCTAGTGCCGGGGTTGCCAGGCTGAGGAGAAGGAAAATACAAAGCAGACGCATCTGGTGAGAACTCCTGACTGAAATAGGTGCGGGACAAAGCTCAAACCTTGATGTACCCTTAACGCCAAACTTTCGTCAAGAGATGAGTAAGTCCAGCAGGTTAACAAGAGGTTATCGTATTGAAATCGATTTGTTCGCTCCCAAACCAGAGACATCCCCGCCGATTCTCTGCCATGCTGCAGCATAACAACATCACCCGCTTCGTAGATATGGGTGATTTGCAGTTATCTAAGGTGATTAATAATGGCTGAACCTCTGCTGGAGCTCGATGCCGTCTGCCTCGTACGCAATGGCCGGCATATCCTTGAGAATATCAGTATCCATATCAACCCTGGTGAAATTCTGACCCTGATCGGTCCTAATGGCGCGGGGAAGACCAGTCTACTGAAGGTCGCTCTCGGTTTGATCAGAGCCGACACCGGCCGCGTGCTTCGCAAAGCAGATCTGCGCATCGGATATGTCCCGCAAAAATTCCTTGTGCCTCGAAGTTTCCCGTTAAGTGTTGCGCGATTTATGCGTCTTCTCGGCCGTTATGATACACCTCAATTAGAAGCAGCGCTTGAGGATGTCGGGGCTGGCCATTTGCTCAACGCGAGTCTCGCCGATCTGTCGGGTGGGGAATTGCAACGTGTCCTGCTCGGGCGGGCCATATTGCGCAGACCCCATCTTATGGTTCTTGATGAAGCTGTCCAGGGGGTAGACGTCCAGGGCCAAGTCGATTTGTATCAACTGATTGGTCACCTGCGGGAACGCTATGACTGCTCTGTGTTGATGGT
Above is a genomic segment from Geopsychrobacter electrodiphilus DSM 16401 containing:
- a CDS encoding zinc ABC transporter substrate-binding protein — protein: MRLLCIFLLLSLATPALATPKVVVSIIPIYSLVSALTRGVTTPELLLNQGGSPHSASLRPSQARALAEADLLIWVGPELESFLTQPISRLVKPGAEMRLLPIESLKRLPQRHGGFWEADDDEHDTGPGHSESLFNPHIWLSPDNALQICVLVAARLTRLDPSHQAIYQKNLLALKARIQTLSNKLKQQLKPLQKEPYLVFHDAYAYFENAFGLNPIGSIRVSADRAPGARRLQQIREKIIQSKARCLFSEPQFSPATAQRLADAGHLKLGVLDPLGNRSNSSQDDWFNLMQKLADNLTSCLKK
- a CDS encoding metal ABC transporter ATP-binding protein, producing MAEPLLELDAVCLVRNGRHILENISIHINPGEILTLIGPNGAGKTSLLKVALGLIRADTGRVLRKADLRIGYVPQKFLVPRSFPLSVARFMRLLGRYDTPQLEAALEDVGAGHLLNASLADLSGGELQRVLLGRAILRRPHLMVLDEAVQGVDVQGQVDLYQLIGHLRERYDCSVLMVSHDLHLVMAATDRVICLNQHVCCTGSPETVQRDAQFLKLFGPAILPHIAIYSHDPQHQHNLCTHQGCSCPLGQGDPHV